One segment of Pseudodesulfovibrio sp. 5S69 DNA contains the following:
- a CDS encoding SO_0444 family Cu/Zn efflux transporter, translating to MVDIVVNVLVESWNVLVEAAPYVLFGFFVAGLLKGFVPDSFMARHLGGKSVGAVLKAAVIGVPLPLCSCGVLPAALGLRGQGASKGATTAFMISTPETGVDSMAVTYALIDPLMTVIRPVAASITAIFAGVLINAFPDDKDEPRSLAGLSDGAAACTGCGCGGSCAVPPPPTFKGRFSAGMRYAFGEMIEDIGRWLLVGVLIAGVISAAIPADAVDRWVGTGLFSYLAMLVVALPLYVCATASTPIAASLLLKGLSPGAALVFLLAGPATNGATITVMLKTLGKRAAGLYVASIMVCSLVLAWATDHLYAALGLDIRATVSDVGELLPHWVGVAAAVLTLALVAKSFLGSFLSGDSHSHGG from the coding sequence ATGGTCGATATCGTCGTCAATGTCCTGGTCGAGTCCTGGAACGTGCTGGTTGAGGCCGCACCGTACGTCCTCTTCGGGTTTTTCGTGGCCGGTCTGCTCAAGGGGTTCGTCCCCGATTCGTTTATGGCCCGCCATCTGGGAGGCAAGTCTGTGGGCGCGGTGCTCAAGGCCGCCGTCATCGGCGTGCCGCTGCCGCTTTGCTCCTGCGGCGTGCTGCCCGCGGCCCTCGGCCTGCGAGGGCAGGGCGCCAGCAAGGGGGCGACCACGGCCTTCATGATCTCCACGCCCGAGACCGGGGTGGACTCCATGGCCGTGACCTACGCCCTCATCGATCCGCTCATGACCGTCATCCGGCCCGTGGCCGCATCCATTACCGCCATCTTCGCCGGGGTGCTGATCAACGCCTTCCCGGACGACAAGGACGAACCCCGGTCCCTGGCCGGACTGTCCGACGGCGCGGCGGCCTGCACCGGCTGCGGCTGCGGCGGCTCCTGCGCCGTGCCCCCGCCGCCCACCTTCAAGGGCCGGTTCTCGGCGGGCATGCGCTACGCCTTCGGCGAGATGATCGAGGACATCGGCCGCTGGCTCCTGGTGGGCGTGCTCATCGCCGGGGTCATCTCGGCAGCTATCCCGGCGGACGCCGTGGACCGCTGGGTGGGCACCGGCCTGTTCTCCTACCTGGCCATGCTCGTGGTGGCCCTGCCGCTGTACGTCTGCGCCACGGCCTCCACGCCCATCGCGGCTTCGCTCCTGCTCAAGGGGCTCTCTCCGGGCGCGGCCCTGGTCTTCCTCCTGGCCGGGCCGGCCACCAACGGCGCGACCATCACGGTCATGCTCAAGACTCTGGGCAAGCGGGCCGCCGGGCTCTACGTGGCCTCCATCATGGTCTGCTCCCTGGTCCTGGCCTGGGCCACGGACCACCTGTACGCAGCGCTTGGCCTGGACATCCGGGCCACGGTCTCGGACGTGGGCGAGTTGCTGCCCCACTGGGTGGGCGTGGCCGCCGCCGTGCTCACGCTGGCCCTGGTGGCCAAGAGCTTCCTGGGCTCCTTCCTGTCCGGTGATTCGCACTCCCACGGCGGCTGA
- a CDS encoding ArsR/SmtB family transcription factor has product MSNIACSDTEQHAENVAAARESMLSEREFLFLAELFKALGDYTRVRILFALSIGELCVCALAEVLDMSQSAISHQLRLLRAAKLVRYRKEGKNVFYSLDDDHVRNLVSQGLDHIKEEA; this is encoded by the coding sequence ATGTCGAATATTGCTTGCAGTGATACCGAGCAGCACGCAGAGAATGTCGCTGCCGCCCGAGAGTCCATGCTCTCCGAACGGGAATTCCTGTTCCTGGCCGAACTGTTCAAGGCCTTGGGGGATTACACCCGCGTGCGCATTCTGTTCGCCCTGTCCATCGGCGAACTCTGCGTCTGCGCCCTGGCCGAGGTCCTGGACATGTCCCAGTCGGCCATCTCCCATCAGCTCAGGCTGCTTCGAGCCGCCAAGCTGGTGCGCTACCGCAAGGAGGGCAAGAACGTTTTTTATTCCCTGGACGACGACCACGTGCGCAACCTGGTCTCCCAGGGATTGGACCACATCAAGGAAGAGGCGTAG